In Bradyrhizobium symbiodeficiens, the genomic stretch GGCCAGCAAGTCATGGACGTGCTGCTGCCCTTCTAAGTCTCTCCCGAGCTCCCACATCGTGTTCGCGAACCTAGGCGCGGGCGACGATGTACGACGCGGCCTCCGGTAGCTCCCCTGCCGGAGGCCGCATGTATTTTTGGGATGGTTCGTATAGCGGCTGCGCGTCGGATGGTCGCATGAGAGCGGCACGCCATCCACGTCATTGCGATAGAGAAGACCTCACGTAAACTCCGCCTCCACCGCCCCCAGCCCGTCCAGCTCCATCCGCACCTTGTCACCGGCCTTCAGCCACAGCGTCTTGACCAGGCTGCCCGTCAGCACGAGCTGTCCCGCGTGAAGACCCTTGCCGTCGGCGGCGAGATGGTTGGCGAGCCAGGCGAGCGCGTTGTGGGGATGACCGAGGACGTCGGCGCCGGTGCCGTGGCTGACCTCCTCGCCGTTGACGATGGCGCGGCCCTTGACCGATTTCAAATCCGGCACCGACGAGCGCGGCACGGACGGACCCAGCACGCAACCGGCGGCGAAGAAATCGTCGGCGATCAGCGACGGCGCGCCCATCGTCTCCCACTTCACGTAGCGGTCGTCGACGATCTCGATAGCGGGATGATAGGCCTCGACGGCTTCACCAACCCATTCGGCCGTGAACGGCGCCTCGCCGGCGGCAAGGTCGCGCTTCAGGCGCACCGCGATCTCGCATTCGACGCCGACGCGGACATAGTCGGCGGCCGCGAGCCTGACGCCGCTGTCGTGCACGCCCTTCTGGAACACGCCGCCGCCGCAGGGGTGCGGAATGCCGATATATTCCTGCATCACCGGACTGGTGCAACCGATTTTGTAACCGACCAGCGGCCCGGCATGCGGCAGCAGCAG encodes the following:
- a CDS encoding 2-keto-4-pentenoate hydratase, yielding MDNILKAAKAIALARRNHAPLAALEVPPADEDEGYEVQRALHDLLLPHAGPLVGYKIGCTSPVMQEYIGIPHPCGGGVFQKGVHDSGVRLAAADYVRVGVECEIAVRLKRDLAAGEAPFTAEWVGEAVEAYHPAIEIVDDRYVKWETMGAPSLIADDFFAAGCVLGPSVPRSSVPDLKSVKGRAIVNGEEVSHGTGADVLGHPHNALAWLANHLAADGKGLHAGQLVLTGSLVKTLWLKAGDKVRMELDGLGAVEAEFT